One window from the genome of Amaranthus tricolor cultivar Red isolate AtriRed21 chromosome 9, ASM2621246v1, whole genome shotgun sequence encodes:
- the LOC130824471 gene encoding phospholipase A2-alpha → MPTLKLVSFPFLFIFIISLINFLGISVNALNIGVQKTGVSLQLGKECSRKCESEFCSVPPFLRYGKYCGLLYSGCPGELPCDGLDACCMKHDMCVQAKGNNYLSQECSQKLLKCMESFKAAGAHSFKGSTCDANDVIHIIQLVMDAALLAGGVFKKP, encoded by the exons ATGCCTACCTTGAAATTagtttcttttccttttctttttatttttattatttctctCATCAATTTCCTTGGCATCTCAGTTAATGCTCTTAATATTGGTGTTCAGAAAACAGGTGTTAGCCTCCAACTG GGTAAAGAATGCAGTAGGAAATGTGAATCTGAATTTTGTTCAG TGCCACCATTTTTGAGGTATGGAAAATATTGTGGACTTCTGTACAGTGGGTGTCCTGGTGAGCTACCATGTGATGGGCTTGATGCTTGTTGTATGAAGCATGACATGTGTGTTCAAGCTAAAGGCA ATAATTATCTAAGCCAAGAGTGCAGCCAAAAGCTATTAAAATGCATGGAAAGCTTCAAGGCAGCAGGAGCACATAGCTTTAAGGGCAGTACATGTGATGCTAACGATGTTATTCATATCATTCAACTTGTCATGGATGCTGCTTTGCTTGCTGGTGGTGTTTTTAAGAagccttaa
- the LOC130823371 gene encoding uncharacterized protein LOC130823371 — MATEHATPPSSTTFHLAFAVSNIKNHVSVNLNQEEGHYATWVELFQITACAFNVIDHIDPKASQPSNIDKTIWKRLNLLADQLVNVDCLVSERKMIMQITTGLPPGQFDTVAAIISQSEPTPRFNKARSMFLLEETRLNKQEENWAHALVTQHFDGSTTSSTSTQPPIQ; from the exons ATGGCTACTGAACATGCTACCCCTCCTTCCTCCACCACATTCCACCTGGCCTTCGCCGTCTCCAACATCAAAAACCATGTTAGTGTTAATCTCAATCAAGAGGAAGGCCATTATGCTACATGGGTTGAACTTTTTCAAATCACTGCTTGTGCCTTCAATGTGATCGATCACATCGATCCTAAAGCTTCTCAACCATCCAACATTGATAAGACAATATGGAAGAGATTAAAT CTTCTTGCAGATCAATTAGTCAACGTTGATTGCCTAGTATCCGAACGCAAGATGATTATGCAAATAACTACAGGACTCCCACCGGGTCAATTTGATACTGTGGCCGCTATAATCTCGCAATCTGAACCCACTCCAAGATTCAATAAAGCCCGCTCAATGTTCCTACTAGAGGAGACTCGACTCAATAAACAAGAAGAAAATTGGGCACATGCTCTTGTCACCCAACATTTTGATGGCTCTACCACCTCTTCCACCTCAACACAGCCACCCATTCAATAA